The Streptomyces sp. ICC1 DNA window CCGTCACGCTTCGGACCGCCACGCAGACGGCTCTCGCCGAGGCCATGCAGCACCTCGCCGGATGGGGCGTGGAGGGCATCGTCGCCGTCACTCCGCAACGCGCCGCGGTGCGCGCCCTGGCGGCATTGGAGGCACCGTGCCCCGTGGTCACCGTGGAAGGCGGCCACACCCTCGACCTGCCGGGGGTGTCGCTGGACCAGAACCTCGGTGCCCGCATGATCACGGAGCACCTTCTCGCGTCGGGCCACGCCACGGTGTGGCACGTGGCGGGCCCCCCCGACTGGCTCGAGAGCGAGGCCCGCACACAGGGGTGGGAGGACGCGCTGCGCGATGCCGGCGCCGAGGTGCCGCCCGTGCTGCGAGGCGACTGGAGTCCACTGTCGGGATACCAGGCCGGCCAGCAGCTGGCGGGGCGGGTCCTGGCATCACGAGGGCAGGGAGCCGGCCTCACCGCGGTGTTCGTCGCCAACGACCAGATGGCCCTCGGTGTCCTACGGGCCCTGCGGGAAGCGGGCCTGCGGACGCCCGAGGACGTGGCGGTCGCCGGCTTCGACGACATCCCCGAGGCGGAGTTCTTCCCGCCCCCGCTGACGACGATCCGCCAGGACTTCGCCTCGCTCGGCCGCGACAGCATCGGGCTGCTCCTGGACCACATCGAGGGCAGGACCGACGAGTCGACCCACCTGGTGGTGGCGCCCGAGCTCATCGTGCGCGCCAGCACGGCCCGCAGGATCGCTCCCCCCGGCGAATGACCCCCACATGCCCGGCGGTTGACCCCTCTCGCAGGAGCCCGGGCCCCGGGGGCACCTTCGTACGCGGGAAACCGGGCGCAGGCACCAAAGCCGCTGTCCGGTGCCCCCCGGCACCGGACAGCGGCTACGGCCGCCGCCACCCCTCTCAGGCGGCGACCGTGGTGAAACTGTGGATCGTGGTCGACCGGTACAGCTCGCCCGGGCGCAGGACGACCGTCGGGTAGTCGGGACGGTTCGGGGAGTCCGGGAAGTGCTGGGTCTCCAGCGCGACCCCCGCGTAGGCGTGGTACGGCCTGCCTGCCTTGCCCGTGATGTCACCGGTCAGGCCTTGCGCGGTGTAGACCTGGATGCCCGGTTCCGTGGTGCGCACCTCCATGCGGCGGCCGGATGCGGGGGCGTACAGCACAGCGGCCTTACGAGGACTGTCTCGCCGGGCGTCGCCGAGGACCCAATTGTGATCGAAGCCTCCGCCGGCGAGGACCAGTTGCGCATCCGTATGGGTCAAGGCGTCGGAGAGACGCCGGTGCCGACGGAGGTCGAACGGGGTGTCGCTGACCGGGCGGTGGGAGCCGTCGGGGATCAACTCGGCGTCGACAGGGGTGTAGAGGGGGGCCGCGACCTGGAGGTGGTGGGCCAGGACGTTGCCGCGCCCCTCCCCTTCGAGGTTCCAGTAGGCGTGGTTGGTGAGGTTGACGATCGTCGGGGCGTCGGCGACCGCCTGGTACGACATCGTCAGGTTGTCGTCGCGGTCCAGCGTGTAGGTGAGGCGCACGTTCAGGGCACCGGGGAATCCCTGGTCGCCGTCGGGGCTGTGCAGGAACAG harbors:
- a CDS encoding LacI family DNA-binding transcriptional regulator, whose amino-acid sequence is MTQLPDVSRAPTMTDVARVAGVSHQTVSRVLSDHPNVSAKTRAAVTQVIEQLGYRRNSAARALATRRTHTLGVIAVNTTLHGPASTVAGVQEAARDRGYLTSAVTLRTATQTALAEAMQHLAGWGVEGIVAVTPQRAAVRALAALEAPCPVVTVEGGHTLDLPGVSLDQNLGARMITEHLLASGHATVWHVAGPPDWLESEARTQGWEDALRDAGAEVPPVLRGDWSPLSGYQAGQQLAGRVLASRGQGAGLTAVFVANDQMALGVLRALREAGLRTPEDVAVAGFDDIPEAEFFPPPLTTIRQDFASLGRDSIGLLLDHIEGRTDESTHLVVAPELIVRASTARRIAPPGE
- a CDS encoding aldose epimerase family protein gives rise to the protein MEHAYESVDQAAEPGQTAACPRTARPLRLDDGGTGERWRFGFPGRARAEVHTRGARLRSLILPDRWGHTADVVLAPRDPAACEGSARYFGATVGRYANRIARGGLVVDGVTHRLATQETGHTLHGGPDGFDQRLWRCEPFHSAHRTGVRLFLHSPDGDQGFPGALNVRLTYTLDRDDNLTMSYQAVADAPTIVNLTNHAYWNLEGEGRGNVLAHHLQVAAPLYTPVDAELIPDGSHRPVSDTPFDLRRHRRLSDALTHTDAQLVLAGGGFDHNWVLGDARRDSPRKAAVLYAPASGRRMEVRTTEPGIQVYTAQGLTGDITGKAGRPYHAYAGVALETQHFPDSPNRPDYPTVVLRPGELYRSTTIHSFTTVAA